In Equus przewalskii isolate Varuska chromosome 6, EquPr2, whole genome shotgun sequence, one DNA window encodes the following:
- the TLE6 gene encoding transducin-like enhancer protein 6 isoform X1, which yields MTSWGRPSPQGPPQRTAPGLNSQDVLDQLKQQFPRIPPHLTTQMEHVYYLFQKIRQGLQEHHKQAESFLRIMETCGQPLGFQAGELQDSQVCPGEQAEQDSWRPASFEASWPPGGKTPRPSSLQGPHFEDVMTSRSSDWLQQLDGAPVCQLDGQPSWDPEPRFWQDVLTEQLWQMFACAHDRVDQPRHRMMEQAPGLESEAPGPRCFSGGELHTGVLSPPVPSPGSLEGSREGGTGLGPERWGVLSRVAQEPARRAYRFLKPICWEPEDFEDTWKRPDASPWQSKKLAVPHRMEKMRTLNHGEPVLATAVSSFTRHAFTCARGGVKVWSLTGQVVEDRFPESHLRVQTQGAYLRTCLLFSNSTTLLTGGHHLAGVSVWDLTAPSLHVRDELPCTGLTCQALAANPVDSLAFAGFTDGTVRIWDLRDQSVVRDLPGPPNGAKSIAVKDQNVWTGGLDACLRCWDLRAAGEPREYQFESQIMSLSPSPRQDWLLLGMANGQQWLQPTSGGQKHLVGCKDSTILGLKFSPFGEWLGLGGSPQRPPACHRALPHLDQLHPTVSDPPTPHVLCEQEPLSAMHEGGGGLPPCLRSPGVWSSATSFPGALCVLPGQWWVSVGMDDLVSIYSMPTGTMVFQIPETSSIMCCDVSPNNRLIVTGSRDHASVYQITY from the exons ATGACCTCCTGGGGCCGTCCCAGCCCCCAGGGGCCCCCTCAGAGGACG GCTCCGGGCCTCAACTCCCAGGATGTCCTGGACCAACTCAAGCAGCAGTTTCCCAG gatcCCCCCTCACTTGACGACCCAGATGGAGCATGTTTACTACTTG TTCCAGAAGATCCGCCAGGGCCTCCAGGAACATCACAAGCAG GCAGAAAGCTTCCTACGGATCATGGAGACCTGCGGCCAGCCTCTGGGCTTCCAGGCGGGGGAG CTCCAGGACAGCCAGGTCTGCCCTGGTGAACAGGCCGAGCAGGACTCCTGGAGGCCGGCCAGCTTCGAGGCTTCCTGGCCCCCGGGGGGCAAGACTCCACGGCCCTCTAGTCTCCAGGGGCCACACTTCGAAGACGTCATGACCTCAAGGTCATCCGACTGGCTCCAGCAGCTGGACGGTGCCCCAGTCTGCCAGCTCGACGGGCAGCCGTCCTGGGACCCGGAGCCCCGGTTTTGGCAGGATGTTCTGACCGAGCAGCTCTGGCAGATGTTTGCCTGCGCCCACGATAGGGTGGACCAGCCGAGACACAGGA TGATGGAACAGGCGCCAGGCCTG GAAAGCGAGGCCCCAGGACCACGCTGCTTCTCAGGAGGCGAGCTGCACACTGGAG TTCTCAGCCCGCCTGTGCCCTCCCCCGGCTCCCTTGAGGGTTCCCGAGAAGgtggcacagggctgggccctgaaAGATGGGGGGTGCTCTCCCGTGTGGCCCAG GAGCCTGCTAGACGAGCCTATCGATTTTTGAAGCCCAT ATGCTGGGAACCCGAGGACTTCGAAGACACGTGGAAGAGGCCGGATGCCTCGCCCTGGCAATCCAAGAAGTTGGCCGTCCCGCACAGAATGGAGAAGATGCGCACGCTGAACCATGGGGAGCCCGTGCTGGCCACGGCAGTCAGCAGCTTCACGCGGCACGCGTTCACCTGCGCCAGGGGTGGCGTCAAGGTGTGGAGTTTGACGGGTCAGGTGGTGGAGGACAGGTTTCCAGAGAGCCACCTGCGTGTACag ACCCAGGGGGCCTACCTGCGCACCTGCCTGCTGTTCTCCAACAGCACGACCCTCCTGACCGGCGGCCACCACCTGGCTGGCGTGAGCGTGTGGGACCTGACGGCGCCGTCCCTGCACGTGCGGGACGAGCTGCCCTGCACAGGTCTCACCTGCCAGGCCCTGGCCGCCAACCCCGTGGACAGCCTGGCCTTCGCCGGCTTCACCGACGGCACCGTCAGGATCTGGGACCTGCGGGACCAGAGCGTGGTCAG GGACCTGCCGGGCCCCCCGAATGGAGCCAAGAGCATCGCCGTCAAAGACCAGAACGTCTGGACGGGGGGTCTGGACGCCTGCCTGCGGTGTTGGGACCTGCGGGCAGCCGGGGAGCCCCGGGAGTACCAATTCGAGTCTCAG ATAATGagcctgtcccccagcccccggcagGACTGGCTGCTGCTGGGCATGGCCAATGGCCAGCAGTGGCTGCAGCCCACCTCTGGGGGCCAGAAGCACCTGGTGGGGTGTAAGGACAGCACCATCCTCGGTCTCAAGTTCTCCCCCTTTGGTGAGTGGCTAGGCTTGGGGGGGAGTCCCCAGCGGCCCCCAGCCTGCCACAGGGCCCTGCCGCACTTAGATCAACTCCACCCGACCGTTTCTGACCCCCCGACCCCCCACGTGCTGTGTGAGCAGGAGCCACTCTCAGCGATGCACGAGGGAGGTGGGGGGCTCCCTCCGTGTCTCAGATCCCCAGGGGTCTGGTCCTCGGCTACCAGCTTTCCTGGTGCCCTCTGTGTCCTTCCAGGCCAGTGGTGGGTGAGCGTTGGGATGGACGACCTGGTCAGCATCTACAGCATGCCCACAGGGACCATGGTGTTCCAG ATACCCGAGACCTCCTCCATCATGTGCTGTGACGTGTCCCCCAACAACCGCCTCATCGTCACGGGGTCCAGGGACCACGCCTCCGTGTACCAGATCACGTACTGA
- the TLE6 gene encoding transducin-like enhancer protein 6 isoform X3: MTSWGRPSPQGPPQRTAPGLNSQDVLDQLKQQFPRIPPHLTTQMEHVYYLFQKIRQGLQEHHKQAESFLRIMETCGQPLGFQAGELQDSQVCPGEQAEQDSWRPASFEASWPPGGKTPRPSSLQGPHFEDVMTSRSSDWLQQLDGAPVCQLDGQPSWDPEPRFWQDVLTEQLWQMFACAHDRVDQPRHRMMEQAPGLESEAPGPRCFSGGELHTGVLSPPVPSPGSLEGSREGGTGLGPERWGVLSRVAQEPARRAYRFLKPICWEPEDFEDTWKRPDASPWQSKKLAVPHRMEKMRTLNHGEPVLATAVSSFTRHAFTCARGGVKVWSLTGQVVEDRFPESHLRVQTQGAYLRTCLLFSNSTTLLTGGHHLAGVSVWDLTAPSLHVRDELPCTGLTCQALAANPVDSLAFAGFTDGTVRIWDLRDQSVVRDLPGPPNGAKSIAVKDQNVWTGGLDACLRCWDLRAAGEPREYQFESQIMSLSPSPRQDWLLLGMANGQQWLQPTSGGQKHLVGCKDSTILGLKFSPFGQWWVSVGMDDLVSIYSMPTGTMVFQIPETSSIMCCDVSPNNRLIVTGSRDHASVYQITY; encoded by the exons ATGACCTCCTGGGGCCGTCCCAGCCCCCAGGGGCCCCCTCAGAGGACG GCTCCGGGCCTCAACTCCCAGGATGTCCTGGACCAACTCAAGCAGCAGTTTCCCAG gatcCCCCCTCACTTGACGACCCAGATGGAGCATGTTTACTACTTG TTCCAGAAGATCCGCCAGGGCCTCCAGGAACATCACAAGCAG GCAGAAAGCTTCCTACGGATCATGGAGACCTGCGGCCAGCCTCTGGGCTTCCAGGCGGGGGAG CTCCAGGACAGCCAGGTCTGCCCTGGTGAACAGGCCGAGCAGGACTCCTGGAGGCCGGCCAGCTTCGAGGCTTCCTGGCCCCCGGGGGGCAAGACTCCACGGCCCTCTAGTCTCCAGGGGCCACACTTCGAAGACGTCATGACCTCAAGGTCATCCGACTGGCTCCAGCAGCTGGACGGTGCCCCAGTCTGCCAGCTCGACGGGCAGCCGTCCTGGGACCCGGAGCCCCGGTTTTGGCAGGATGTTCTGACCGAGCAGCTCTGGCAGATGTTTGCCTGCGCCCACGATAGGGTGGACCAGCCGAGACACAGGA TGATGGAACAGGCGCCAGGCCTG GAAAGCGAGGCCCCAGGACCACGCTGCTTCTCAGGAGGCGAGCTGCACACTGGAG TTCTCAGCCCGCCTGTGCCCTCCCCCGGCTCCCTTGAGGGTTCCCGAGAAGgtggcacagggctgggccctgaaAGATGGGGGGTGCTCTCCCGTGTGGCCCAG GAGCCTGCTAGACGAGCCTATCGATTTTTGAAGCCCAT ATGCTGGGAACCCGAGGACTTCGAAGACACGTGGAAGAGGCCGGATGCCTCGCCCTGGCAATCCAAGAAGTTGGCCGTCCCGCACAGAATGGAGAAGATGCGCACGCTGAACCATGGGGAGCCCGTGCTGGCCACGGCAGTCAGCAGCTTCACGCGGCACGCGTTCACCTGCGCCAGGGGTGGCGTCAAGGTGTGGAGTTTGACGGGTCAGGTGGTGGAGGACAGGTTTCCAGAGAGCCACCTGCGTGTACag ACCCAGGGGGCCTACCTGCGCACCTGCCTGCTGTTCTCCAACAGCACGACCCTCCTGACCGGCGGCCACCACCTGGCTGGCGTGAGCGTGTGGGACCTGACGGCGCCGTCCCTGCACGTGCGGGACGAGCTGCCCTGCACAGGTCTCACCTGCCAGGCCCTGGCCGCCAACCCCGTGGACAGCCTGGCCTTCGCCGGCTTCACCGACGGCACCGTCAGGATCTGGGACCTGCGGGACCAGAGCGTGGTCAG GGACCTGCCGGGCCCCCCGAATGGAGCCAAGAGCATCGCCGTCAAAGACCAGAACGTCTGGACGGGGGGTCTGGACGCCTGCCTGCGGTGTTGGGACCTGCGGGCAGCCGGGGAGCCCCGGGAGTACCAATTCGAGTCTCAG ATAATGagcctgtcccccagcccccggcagGACTGGCTGCTGCTGGGCATGGCCAATGGCCAGCAGTGGCTGCAGCCCACCTCTGGGGGCCAGAAGCACCTGGTGGGGTGTAAGGACAGCACCATCCTCGGTCTCAAGTTCTCCCCCTTTG GCCAGTGGTGGGTGAGCGTTGGGATGGACGACCTGGTCAGCATCTACAGCATGCCCACAGGGACCATGGTGTTCCAG ATACCCGAGACCTCCTCCATCATGTGCTGTGACGTGTCCCCCAACAACCGCCTCATCGTCACGGGGTCCAGGGACCACGCCTCCGTGTACCAGATCACGTACTGA
- the TLE6 gene encoding transducin-like enhancer protein 6 isoform X4, producing the protein MQDGKLLRSGPQLPGCPGPTQAAVSQFQKIRQGLQEHHKQAESFLRIMETCGQPLGFQAGELQDSQVCPGEQAEQDSWRPASFEASWPPGGKTPRPSSLQGPHFEDVMTSRSSDWLQQLDGAPVCQLDGQPSWDPEPRFWQDVLTEQLWQMFACAHDRVDQPRHRMMEQAPGLESEAPGPRCFSGGELHTGVLSPPVPSPGSLEGSREGGTGLGPERWGVLSRVAQEPARRAYRFLKPICWEPEDFEDTWKRPDASPWQSKKLAVPHRMEKMRTLNHGEPVLATAVSSFTRHAFTCARGGVKVWSLTGQVVEDRFPESHLRVQTQGAYLRTCLLFSNSTTLLTGGHHLAGVSVWDLTAPSLHVRDELPCTGLTCQALAANPVDSLAFAGFTDGTVRIWDLRDQSVVRDLPGPPNGAKSIAVKDQNVWTGGLDACLRCWDLRAAGEPREYQFESQIMSLSPSPRQDWLLLGMANGQQWLQPTSGGQKHLVGCKDSTILGLKFSPFGQWWVSVGMDDLVSIYSMPTGTMVFQIPETSSIMCCDVSPNNRLIVTGSRDHASVYQITY; encoded by the exons ATGCAAGATGGCAAGCTCCTCC GCTCCGGGCCTCAACTCCCAGGATGTCCTGGACCAACTCAAGCAGCAGTTTCCCAG TTCCAGAAGATCCGCCAGGGCCTCCAGGAACATCACAAGCAG GCAGAAAGCTTCCTACGGATCATGGAGACCTGCGGCCAGCCTCTGGGCTTCCAGGCGGGGGAG CTCCAGGACAGCCAGGTCTGCCCTGGTGAACAGGCCGAGCAGGACTCCTGGAGGCCGGCCAGCTTCGAGGCTTCCTGGCCCCCGGGGGGCAAGACTCCACGGCCCTCTAGTCTCCAGGGGCCACACTTCGAAGACGTCATGACCTCAAGGTCATCCGACTGGCTCCAGCAGCTGGACGGTGCCCCAGTCTGCCAGCTCGACGGGCAGCCGTCCTGGGACCCGGAGCCCCGGTTTTGGCAGGATGTTCTGACCGAGCAGCTCTGGCAGATGTTTGCCTGCGCCCACGATAGGGTGGACCAGCCGAGACACAGGA TGATGGAACAGGCGCCAGGCCTG GAAAGCGAGGCCCCAGGACCACGCTGCTTCTCAGGAGGCGAGCTGCACACTGGAG TTCTCAGCCCGCCTGTGCCCTCCCCCGGCTCCCTTGAGGGTTCCCGAGAAGgtggcacagggctgggccctgaaAGATGGGGGGTGCTCTCCCGTGTGGCCCAG GAGCCTGCTAGACGAGCCTATCGATTTTTGAAGCCCAT ATGCTGGGAACCCGAGGACTTCGAAGACACGTGGAAGAGGCCGGATGCCTCGCCCTGGCAATCCAAGAAGTTGGCCGTCCCGCACAGAATGGAGAAGATGCGCACGCTGAACCATGGGGAGCCCGTGCTGGCCACGGCAGTCAGCAGCTTCACGCGGCACGCGTTCACCTGCGCCAGGGGTGGCGTCAAGGTGTGGAGTTTGACGGGTCAGGTGGTGGAGGACAGGTTTCCAGAGAGCCACCTGCGTGTACag ACCCAGGGGGCCTACCTGCGCACCTGCCTGCTGTTCTCCAACAGCACGACCCTCCTGACCGGCGGCCACCACCTGGCTGGCGTGAGCGTGTGGGACCTGACGGCGCCGTCCCTGCACGTGCGGGACGAGCTGCCCTGCACAGGTCTCACCTGCCAGGCCCTGGCCGCCAACCCCGTGGACAGCCTGGCCTTCGCCGGCTTCACCGACGGCACCGTCAGGATCTGGGACCTGCGGGACCAGAGCGTGGTCAG GGACCTGCCGGGCCCCCCGAATGGAGCCAAGAGCATCGCCGTCAAAGACCAGAACGTCTGGACGGGGGGTCTGGACGCCTGCCTGCGGTGTTGGGACCTGCGGGCAGCCGGGGAGCCCCGGGAGTACCAATTCGAGTCTCAG ATAATGagcctgtcccccagcccccggcagGACTGGCTGCTGCTGGGCATGGCCAATGGCCAGCAGTGGCTGCAGCCCACCTCTGGGGGCCAGAAGCACCTGGTGGGGTGTAAGGACAGCACCATCCTCGGTCTCAAGTTCTCCCCCTTTG GCCAGTGGTGGGTGAGCGTTGGGATGGACGACCTGGTCAGCATCTACAGCATGCCCACAGGGACCATGGTGTTCCAG ATACCCGAGACCTCCTCCATCATGTGCTGTGACGTGTCCCCCAACAACCGCCTCATCGTCACGGGGTCCAGGGACCACGCCTCCGTGTACCAGATCACGTACTGA
- the TLE6 gene encoding transducin-like enhancer protein 6 isoform X5 codes for METCGQPLGFQAGELQDSQVCPGEQAEQDSWRPASFEASWPPGGKTPRPSSLQGPHFEDVMTSRSSDWLQQLDGAPVCQLDGQPSWDPEPRFWQDVLTEQLWQMFACAHDRVDQPRHRMMEQAPGLESEAPGPRCFSGGELHTGVLSPPVPSPGSLEGSREGGTGLGPERWGVLSRVAQEPARRAYRFLKPICWEPEDFEDTWKRPDASPWQSKKLAVPHRMEKMRTLNHGEPVLATAVSSFTRHAFTCARGGVKVWSLTGQVVEDRFPESHLRVQTQGAYLRTCLLFSNSTTLLTGGHHLAGVSVWDLTAPSLHVRDELPCTGLTCQALAANPVDSLAFAGFTDGTVRIWDLRDQSVVRDLPGPPNGAKSIAVKDQNVWTGGLDACLRCWDLRAAGEPREYQFESQIMSLSPSPRQDWLLLGMANGQQWLQPTSGGQKHLVGCKDSTILGLKFSPFGQWWVSVGMDDLVSIYSMPTGTMVFQIPETSSIMCCDVSPNNRLIVTGSRDHASVYQITY; via the exons ATGGAGACCTGCGGCCAGCCTCTGGGCTTCCAGGCGGGGGAG CTCCAGGACAGCCAGGTCTGCCCTGGTGAACAGGCCGAGCAGGACTCCTGGAGGCCGGCCAGCTTCGAGGCTTCCTGGCCCCCGGGGGGCAAGACTCCACGGCCCTCTAGTCTCCAGGGGCCACACTTCGAAGACGTCATGACCTCAAGGTCATCCGACTGGCTCCAGCAGCTGGACGGTGCCCCAGTCTGCCAGCTCGACGGGCAGCCGTCCTGGGACCCGGAGCCCCGGTTTTGGCAGGATGTTCTGACCGAGCAGCTCTGGCAGATGTTTGCCTGCGCCCACGATAGGGTGGACCAGCCGAGACACAGGA TGATGGAACAGGCGCCAGGCCTG GAAAGCGAGGCCCCAGGACCACGCTGCTTCTCAGGAGGCGAGCTGCACACTGGAG TTCTCAGCCCGCCTGTGCCCTCCCCCGGCTCCCTTGAGGGTTCCCGAGAAGgtggcacagggctgggccctgaaAGATGGGGGGTGCTCTCCCGTGTGGCCCAG GAGCCTGCTAGACGAGCCTATCGATTTTTGAAGCCCAT ATGCTGGGAACCCGAGGACTTCGAAGACACGTGGAAGAGGCCGGATGCCTCGCCCTGGCAATCCAAGAAGTTGGCCGTCCCGCACAGAATGGAGAAGATGCGCACGCTGAACCATGGGGAGCCCGTGCTGGCCACGGCAGTCAGCAGCTTCACGCGGCACGCGTTCACCTGCGCCAGGGGTGGCGTCAAGGTGTGGAGTTTGACGGGTCAGGTGGTGGAGGACAGGTTTCCAGAGAGCCACCTGCGTGTACag ACCCAGGGGGCCTACCTGCGCACCTGCCTGCTGTTCTCCAACAGCACGACCCTCCTGACCGGCGGCCACCACCTGGCTGGCGTGAGCGTGTGGGACCTGACGGCGCCGTCCCTGCACGTGCGGGACGAGCTGCCCTGCACAGGTCTCACCTGCCAGGCCCTGGCCGCCAACCCCGTGGACAGCCTGGCCTTCGCCGGCTTCACCGACGGCACCGTCAGGATCTGGGACCTGCGGGACCAGAGCGTGGTCAG GGACCTGCCGGGCCCCCCGAATGGAGCCAAGAGCATCGCCGTCAAAGACCAGAACGTCTGGACGGGGGGTCTGGACGCCTGCCTGCGGTGTTGGGACCTGCGGGCAGCCGGGGAGCCCCGGGAGTACCAATTCGAGTCTCAG ATAATGagcctgtcccccagcccccggcagGACTGGCTGCTGCTGGGCATGGCCAATGGCCAGCAGTGGCTGCAGCCCACCTCTGGGGGCCAGAAGCACCTGGTGGGGTGTAAGGACAGCACCATCCTCGGTCTCAAGTTCTCCCCCTTTG GCCAGTGGTGGGTGAGCGTTGGGATGGACGACCTGGTCAGCATCTACAGCATGCCCACAGGGACCATGGTGTTCCAG ATACCCGAGACCTCCTCCATCATGTGCTGTGACGTGTCCCCCAACAACCGCCTCATCGTCACGGGGTCCAGGGACCACGCCTCCGTGTACCAGATCACGTACTGA
- the TLE6 gene encoding transducin-like enhancer protein 6 isoform X2, whose amino-acid sequence METCGQPLGFQAGELQDSQVCPGEQAEQDSWRPASFEASWPPGGKTPRPSSLQGPHFEDVMTSRSSDWLQQLDGAPVCQLDGQPSWDPEPRFWQDVLTEQLWQMFACAHDRVDQPRHRMMEQAPGLESEAPGPRCFSGGELHTGVLSPPVPSPGSLEGSREGGTGLGPERWGVLSRVAQEPARRAYRFLKPICWEPEDFEDTWKRPDASPWQSKKLAVPHRMEKMRTLNHGEPVLATAVSSFTRHAFTCARGGVKVWSLTGQVVEDRFPESHLRVQTQGAYLRTCLLFSNSTTLLTGGHHLAGVSVWDLTAPSLHVRDELPCTGLTCQALAANPVDSLAFAGFTDGTVRIWDLRDQSVVRDLPGPPNGAKSIAVKDQNVWTGGLDACLRCWDLRAAGEPREYQFESQIMSLSPSPRQDWLLLGMANGQQWLQPTSGGQKHLVGCKDSTILGLKFSPFGEWLGLGGSPQRPPACHRALPHLDQLHPTVSDPPTPHVLCEQEPLSAMHEGGGGLPPCLRSPGVWSSATSFPGALCVLPGQWWVSVGMDDLVSIYSMPTGTMVFQIPETSSIMCCDVSPNNRLIVTGSRDHASVYQITY is encoded by the exons ATGGAGACCTGCGGCCAGCCTCTGGGCTTCCAGGCGGGGGAG CTCCAGGACAGCCAGGTCTGCCCTGGTGAACAGGCCGAGCAGGACTCCTGGAGGCCGGCCAGCTTCGAGGCTTCCTGGCCCCCGGGGGGCAAGACTCCACGGCCCTCTAGTCTCCAGGGGCCACACTTCGAAGACGTCATGACCTCAAGGTCATCCGACTGGCTCCAGCAGCTGGACGGTGCCCCAGTCTGCCAGCTCGACGGGCAGCCGTCCTGGGACCCGGAGCCCCGGTTTTGGCAGGATGTTCTGACCGAGCAGCTCTGGCAGATGTTTGCCTGCGCCCACGATAGGGTGGACCAGCCGAGACACAGGA TGATGGAACAGGCGCCAGGCCTG GAAAGCGAGGCCCCAGGACCACGCTGCTTCTCAGGAGGCGAGCTGCACACTGGAG TTCTCAGCCCGCCTGTGCCCTCCCCCGGCTCCCTTGAGGGTTCCCGAGAAGgtggcacagggctgggccctgaaAGATGGGGGGTGCTCTCCCGTGTGGCCCAG GAGCCTGCTAGACGAGCCTATCGATTTTTGAAGCCCAT ATGCTGGGAACCCGAGGACTTCGAAGACACGTGGAAGAGGCCGGATGCCTCGCCCTGGCAATCCAAGAAGTTGGCCGTCCCGCACAGAATGGAGAAGATGCGCACGCTGAACCATGGGGAGCCCGTGCTGGCCACGGCAGTCAGCAGCTTCACGCGGCACGCGTTCACCTGCGCCAGGGGTGGCGTCAAGGTGTGGAGTTTGACGGGTCAGGTGGTGGAGGACAGGTTTCCAGAGAGCCACCTGCGTGTACag ACCCAGGGGGCCTACCTGCGCACCTGCCTGCTGTTCTCCAACAGCACGACCCTCCTGACCGGCGGCCACCACCTGGCTGGCGTGAGCGTGTGGGACCTGACGGCGCCGTCCCTGCACGTGCGGGACGAGCTGCCCTGCACAGGTCTCACCTGCCAGGCCCTGGCCGCCAACCCCGTGGACAGCCTGGCCTTCGCCGGCTTCACCGACGGCACCGTCAGGATCTGGGACCTGCGGGACCAGAGCGTGGTCAG GGACCTGCCGGGCCCCCCGAATGGAGCCAAGAGCATCGCCGTCAAAGACCAGAACGTCTGGACGGGGGGTCTGGACGCCTGCCTGCGGTGTTGGGACCTGCGGGCAGCCGGGGAGCCCCGGGAGTACCAATTCGAGTCTCAG ATAATGagcctgtcccccagcccccggcagGACTGGCTGCTGCTGGGCATGGCCAATGGCCAGCAGTGGCTGCAGCCCACCTCTGGGGGCCAGAAGCACCTGGTGGGGTGTAAGGACAGCACCATCCTCGGTCTCAAGTTCTCCCCCTTTGGTGAGTGGCTAGGCTTGGGGGGGAGTCCCCAGCGGCCCCCAGCCTGCCACAGGGCCCTGCCGCACTTAGATCAACTCCACCCGACCGTTTCTGACCCCCCGACCCCCCACGTGCTGTGTGAGCAGGAGCCACTCTCAGCGATGCACGAGGGAGGTGGGGGGCTCCCTCCGTGTCTCAGATCCCCAGGGGTCTGGTCCTCGGCTACCAGCTTTCCTGGTGCCCTCTGTGTCCTTCCAGGCCAGTGGTGGGTGAGCGTTGGGATGGACGACCTGGTCAGCATCTACAGCATGCCCACAGGGACCATGGTGTTCCAG ATACCCGAGACCTCCTCCATCATGTGCTGTGACGTGTCCCCCAACAACCGCCTCATCGTCACGGGGTCCAGGGACCACGCCTCCGTGTACCAGATCACGTACTGA